Proteins encoded within one genomic window of Halodesulfurarchaeum formicicum:
- a CDS encoding Mrp/NBP35 family ATP-binding protein — MQEADVREILSGIEDPDLGTDIVSENLVTNIDVDGDTVTVELALEAVGSPTEESIRASVREALEAEGATVTIETASDDGDDGGLGVENIGPDTESSTEPLPGVSNVIAVASGKGGVGKSTISVNLAAGLADRGAEVAIFDADMYGPNVPRMLGVEGAPKATSDEKIVPPEAHGMGVMSIGLMLGEDDPVIWRGAMVHNTLTQLVDDVEWGDLDYLVIDLPPGTGDTQLTLLQSIPITGSVIVTTPQEVALEDARRGLQMFAEHETPVLGIVENMSTFVCPDCGSEHDIFGSGGGERFAEEKDMPFLGAIPLDPAIRSGGDEGAPIVMAEDGETVQAFQDMVSTTADMVGILNRQKHSQ, encoded by the coding sequence ATGCAGGAAGCCGACGTCCGGGAAATCCTCTCGGGGATCGAGGACCCCGATCTTGGTACTGACATCGTTTCTGAGAATCTCGTGACGAACATCGACGTGGACGGCGACACCGTCACCGTCGAGTTGGCACTCGAAGCCGTCGGCTCACCGACCGAAGAGTCGATTCGCGCCAGCGTCCGGGAAGCCCTGGAGGCTGAAGGCGCGACCGTCACCATCGAAACCGCGAGCGATGACGGCGACGACGGTGGTCTGGGCGTCGAGAACATCGGCCCGGATACCGAATCGAGTACGGAACCGCTCCCTGGGGTCTCCAACGTAATCGCCGTCGCCTCCGGCAAGGGTGGGGTCGGCAAGAGTACGATCTCGGTCAACCTCGCGGCCGGACTGGCCGACCGGGGTGCCGAGGTAGCTATCTTCGACGCCGACATGTACGGGCCGAACGTGCCACGGATGCTGGGTGTCGAGGGCGCGCCGAAGGCCACGAGCGACGAGAAGATCGTCCCGCCGGAGGCCCACGGCATGGGCGTCATGAGCATCGGGCTGATGCTGGGCGAGGACGATCCGGTCATCTGGCGTGGCGCGATGGTTCACAACACGCTCACCCAGCTCGTGGACGACGTCGAATGGGGCGACCTGGATTATCTCGTGATCGACCTGCCGCCCGGAACGGGAGACACCCAACTGACGCTGCTCCAGTCGATCCCGATCACTGGCTCGGTCATCGTGACCACGCCACAGGAAGTCGCGCTCGAAGACGCCCGTCGTGGCCTCCAGATGTTCGCGGAGCACGAGACGCCGGTCCTGGGCATCGTCGAGAACATGAGCACCTTCGTCTGCCCCGACTGTGGCAGCGAACACGACATCTTCGGCTCCGGCGGCGGCGAACGCTTCGCCGAGGAGAAGGACATGCCGTTCCTCGGTGCGATCCCGCTCGACCCGGCGATCCGGTCCGGTGGGGACGAAGGCGCACCGATCGTGATGGCAGAAGATGGCGAGACTGTCCAGGCGTTCCAGGACATGGTCTCGACCACGGCGGACATGGTTGGGATTCTGAACCGGCAGAAGCACTCCCAGTGA
- a CDS encoding HalOD1 output domain-containing protein has protein sequence MAVIGTLAEVMDVDPLDLEPLHSTVDPDALDALISAPPGVDGPIQIAFTHEDHAITVYSDGEITITPDHEPIAENTNGTWNDDR, from the coding sequence ATGGCGGTTATCGGGACACTGGCGGAGGTGATGGACGTCGACCCACTCGATCTGGAGCCACTCCATTCGACGGTCGATCCGGACGCGTTAGATGCCCTCATCAGCGCCCCGCCCGGAGTGGACGGTCCAATACAGATTGCCTTCACACACGAGGACCACGCGATAACCGTGTACAGCGATGGCGAGATCACTATCACACCCGACCACGAACCAATCGCGGAGAATACGAACGGAACGTGGAACGATGACCGCTGA
- the lrpA1 gene encoding HTH-type transcriptional regulator LrpA1, translating into MNDESTADRILAVLEEDAQASYGEIADRVEVSKPTVRKYITQLEEEGVIVGYSADVDPKKLASTSIAWVGLDVKSECYVDALQSLKEFDAVRTLYTSSGDHMLLAEVRAEDGDRLARFIQESMLTIDGVEEAHPTFLQERIK; encoded by the coding sequence GTGAACGACGAGTCGACTGCGGATCGCATCCTCGCGGTCCTCGAAGAAGACGCCCAGGCCTCGTACGGCGAGATCGCCGACCGGGTGGAGGTCTCCAAGCCGACGGTCCGGAAGTACATCACGCAGCTCGAGGAGGAGGGCGTCATCGTTGGCTACTCGGCTGACGTCGATCCAAAGAAACTCGCTTCGACCTCGATCGCGTGGGTCGGCCTCGACGTGAAAAGCGAGTGCTACGTCGATGCGCTCCAGTCCCTCAAGGAGTTCGATGCGGTCCGGACCCTCTACACGTCGAGTGGCGACCACATGCTCCTGGCGGAGGTTCGTGCGGAGGACGGCGACCGATTGGCTCGCTTCATTCAGGAGTCGATGCTCACGATCGACGGCGTCGAGGAGGCTCATCCGACCTTTCTGCAGGAACGAATCAAGTGA
- a CDS encoding thiamine pyrophosphate-dependent enzyme produces the protein MNQFDAIDSGEEVTSDDYTPEIEPQPTWCPGCGDYSVLKALKGAMSDLGRDPEEVLLVTGIGCSGKLNSYFDSYGFHAIHGRTLPLGRAAKMVNEDLEVVAAGGDGDGYGIGGNHFTHTARENHDMTYIVFNNEVFGLTKGQSSPTSPKGHTSKTQLKGVAKDPVRPMSLALSAGASFIARTAATNPKQAQEILVEAIEHDGFAHVDFLTQCPTWNKDGAQYVPYIDVQESDEYDFDVTDRREAAEMMHETEQALYDGKVLTGRYYVEEDRRTYQEEKQARDEMPESPVVGQYFDDEKEWERSYERLDRHT, from the coding sequence ATGAACCAGTTCGACGCCATCGACTCCGGCGAGGAGGTCACGAGTGACGATTACACCCCCGAGATCGAGCCGCAGCCGACCTGGTGTCCCGGCTGTGGTGACTACTCGGTGCTGAAAGCGCTGAAAGGTGCGATGTCCGATCTGGGCCGGGACCCCGAAGAGGTGCTTCTGGTCACTGGGATCGGCTGCTCCGGGAAGCTGAACAGCTACTTCGATTCGTATGGCTTTCACGCCATTCACGGCCGGACCCTGCCGCTGGGTCGGGCCGCGAAGATGGTCAACGAGGACCTGGAAGTCGTCGCCGCCGGCGGTGACGGCGACGGCTACGGCATCGGTGGGAACCACTTCACCCACACCGCCCGGGAGAATCACGACATGACCTACATCGTGTTCAACAACGAGGTCTTCGGCCTCACGAAGGGCCAGTCATCTCCGACCAGCCCCAAGGGCCACACGTCCAAGACCCAACTCAAGGGCGTCGCGAAGGACCCGGTCCGGCCGATGTCCCTCGCGCTCTCGGCCGGGGCCTCCTTTATCGCCCGCACAGCGGCGACGAACCCGAAACAGGCCCAGGAGATCCTGGTCGAAGCCATCGAGCACGACGGGTTCGCCCACGTCGATTTCCTCACGCAGTGTCCGACCTGGAACAAGGACGGCGCACAGTACGTTCCGTACATCGACGTGCAGGAGTCCGACGAGTATGACTTCGACGTGACCGACCGGCGGGAGGCCGCCGAGATGATGCACGAGACCGAACAGGCCCTCTACGACGGAAAGGTCCTCACGGGTCGGTACTACGTCGAGGAGGACCGCCGGACCTACCAGGAAGAGAAGCAGGCTCGCGATGAGATGCCCGAATCGCCGGTCGTCGGGCAGTATTTCGACGACGAGAAGGAGTGGGAGCGCTCCTACGAGCGGCTCGACCGCCACACCTGA
- a CDS encoding pyridoxal phosphate-dependent aminotransferase translates to MPSKRALETTPFAAMEVLEKAGKLDDVVHLEVGEPDFEPPAIAREVASESAAHGEVSYTNARGKESLREAISDYYERQYGVEVPLNRIFVTPGSSPALLAVMLDVVDPGSEVVLTDPHYAPYPNFVRQAEGETTTVELDPETGFEPQIADFEAAVGPETAGLLINSPANPTGAVLSPESVEALVDLAERTGTRLISDEIYHGLDFDAEAHSVLEYTDDAFVLDGVSKRYGMTGWRLGWIIAPPDEEQAINRLVQNFLICAPNHVQDAAEAAIREGAGLDSIRDTYRERRDLLLEAARDWGLDMGYTPAGAYYLLLDVSSLPGDAFEVADRILEATGVAMTPGPDFGTQAENTLRASFATSTADIEEAIERLDAYFESH, encoded by the coding sequence ATGCCCTCGAAGCGAGCGCTGGAGACGACCCCTTTTGCGGCCATGGAAGTCTTAGAGAAGGCCGGCAAGCTCGATGATGTCGTCCATCTGGAGGTAGGCGAACCCGACTTCGAACCCCCCGCTATCGCCAGGGAGGTTGCGAGTGAGTCAGCAGCGCACGGCGAGGTGAGCTACACCAACGCCCGCGGTAAGGAATCACTCCGCGAGGCGATCAGCGACTACTACGAGCGACAGTACGGCGTCGAGGTGCCACTGAACCGGATCTTCGTCACGCCTGGCTCGTCACCAGCGCTCCTGGCCGTGATGCTCGACGTCGTCGACCCCGGCTCGGAGGTCGTCCTCACCGACCCGCATTATGCGCCCTATCCGAACTTCGTCCGACAGGCCGAGGGGGAAACGACGACCGTCGAACTGGACCCGGAGACCGGATTCGAGCCCCAGATCGCCGATTTCGAGGCCGCGGTGGGTCCGGAGACAGCCGGCCTGCTCATCAATTCGCCGGCGAATCCGACCGGCGCCGTCCTCTCGCCGGAGTCGGTCGAGGCACTGGTCGACCTCGCCGAGCGGACCGGGACCCGGTTGATCTCGGACGAGATCTATCACGGTCTAGATTTCGACGCCGAGGCCCACTCGGTGCTTGAGTACACCGACGATGCGTTTGTCCTCGACGGCGTCTCGAAGCGCTATGGGATGACCGGCTGGCGGCTGGGCTGGATCATCGCGCCGCCAGACGAGGAGCAAGCCATCAATCGACTGGTCCAGAACTTCCTGATCTGTGCGCCCAACCACGTCCAGGACGCCGCCGAGGCGGCCATCCGGGAGGGAGCCGGGCTGGACTCGATCCGAGACACCTACCGAGAGCGCCGTGATCTCCTGCTCGAAGCCGCCCGGGATTGGGGGTTGGATATGGGGTATACGCCCGCCGGCGCGTACTACCTCCTGCTCGATGTGAGTTCACTGCCGGGTGATGCCTTCGAGGTGGCCGACCGAATACTCGAAGCGACCGGCGTCGCCATGACGCCGGGCCCGGATTTCGGGACCCAGGCCGAAAACACGCTGCGAGCGTCCTTCGCGACGAGCACGGCGGACATCGAGGAGGCTATCGAACGGTTGGACGCCTACTTCGAGTCCCACTAA
- the cdd gene encoding cytidine deaminase, producing the protein MDELLNAAREAVSKAYVPYSEYAVGAAIETAAGGVYTGANLEVSNYSNSLHAEEVALSRALMDGHEEFDRIAVSSEAGDGPTPCGMCRQTLSEFAGPDFEVIADAPDGPETYRLGELLPHAFSGANLGVE; encoded by the coding sequence ATGGACGAGTTATTGAACGCGGCTCGTGAGGCCGTTTCGAAGGCCTACGTGCCCTACTCCGAGTACGCTGTCGGTGCAGCCATCGAGACCGCCGCGGGCGGGGTCTACACCGGCGCGAACCTGGAAGTGTCGAACTACTCGAACAGCCTCCACGCGGAGGAAGTGGCCCTCTCGCGGGCGCTCATGGACGGCCACGAGGAGTTCGATCGAATCGCGGTCAGTTCCGAGGCGGGAGATGGGCCGACCCCCTGTGGCATGTGTCGACAGACCCTCTCGGAGTTCGCAGGCCCGGATTTTGAGGTGATCGCCGACGCCCCCGACGGGCCAGAAACCTACCGACTGGGCGAACTGCTCCCCCACGCCTTTTCCGGTGCAAATCTCGGCGTCGAATAG
- a CDS encoding nucleoside phosphorylase, giving the protein MDGDSEDPSDETQYHLGVKPADLAEAVLLPGNPDRIETITGFWDRAEERARHREYRTVTGEYDGTPISVTSTGIGSPSAAIAVEELARAGADTLIRVGSTGAIQPDMEIGDLVITTGGVRQEGTSSEYVREDYPAVADREVTSALVAAAERLGYDYHLGLTMSADGFYAGQGRPGFEGFRAAGSEDLVEELREANVKNIEMEASAILTLSNLYDLRAGAICSVYANRTTGEFRTEGDNKAAEVASLAVHLLAEMDRVKEAAGVEHWHPGLSLAD; this is encoded by the coding sequence ATGGACGGCGACAGCGAGGACCCAAGCGACGAGACCCAGTATCACCTCGGTGTAAAGCCAGCAGACCTGGCCGAGGCCGTGCTCCTGCCGGGGAACCCCGATCGCATCGAGACGATCACCGGTTTCTGGGATCGGGCCGAAGAACGGGCCCGGCATCGCGAGTATCGAACGGTCACCGGTGAGTACGACGGGACGCCGATCTCGGTCACCTCCACGGGGATCGGCAGTCCGTCGGCGGCAATAGCCGTCGAGGAACTGGCCCGAGCCGGTGCAGATACCTTGATCCGGGTGGGATCGACCGGCGCGATTCAGCCAGACATGGAGATCGGTGACCTGGTCATCACCACCGGAGGCGTCCGCCAGGAGGGAACGAGTTCGGAGTACGTGCGCGAGGATTACCCCGCCGTGGCCGACCGGGAGGTCACGAGTGCGCTCGTGGCCGCCGCCGAACGGCTCGGCTATGACTATCATCTCGGGCTCACGATGAGTGCCGATGGCTTCTATGCGGGCCAGGGTCGCCCCGGGTTCGAGGGCTTTCGAGCCGCCGGAAGCGAAGATCTGGTCGAGGAACTGCGGGAAGCCAACGTGAAGAACATCGAGATGGAGGCGAGTGCGATCCTCACCCTCTCGAATCTCTACGATCTCCGGGCCGGGGCGATCTGTTCGGTGTACGCCAATCGAACGACCGGCGAGTTCCGAACGGAGGGCGACAACAAAGCGGCCGAGGTCGCCTCGCTGGCAGTCCACCTGCTGGCCGAGATGGACCGGGTGAAGGAAGCCGCCGGCGTAGAGCACTGGCACCCGGGGCTCTCACTGGCCGACTGA
- a CDS encoding 2-oxoacid:acceptor oxidoreductase subunit alpha: MTQDELIWRIAGGSGDGIDSTSQNFTKALMRYGLHVYTHRHYPSRIRGGHTYVEVRASEEPVTSRGDGFNVLLALGDSFARNPSAGAVYGDEKTKPLFENLDELNEGGLIIYDTGVLEDEDVGDLETQATENDWHLYPIDLRAIAREHGRDVMRNTAGVGATAALLDMPLDPIQELMSEAMGGDILDANLAVLSDAYEHTNAEFEATHDLRIPKHDHDEEQVLLSASHGISYGAIDEGCRFVSGYPMTPWTDVFTILKREIEDLGGVAEQVEDEIAASMMAIGASHAGAKALTGSSGGGFSLMSESIGLAEMTETPLVMVEAQRAGPSTGMPTKTEQSDLEFVLSTSQGDSSRVVFAPGNVKESYEQTRLAFELAYEYQLPAIVLYDDMLTGEFRNLPRSFFDREPNPDLGSIATEAELADLPHDVGGRYERFRTDGDTDVNPRSLPGMRNGRFLATGNEHWPDGQIAEDTANRIKQMNRRVSKVEVVRDALAEQASPDTVVGDEDADFALLTWGSQKGVVEEAVRRLTEAGHSIKALSVSQMAPLRTEEIADFLAGVEEALVVEMNATGQFKGLLQKEFGDYGDVLSSLLKYNGDPFEPAEIIEAVEIKQSGEGGDTSSETTLYPPAGDRS; the protein is encoded by the coding sequence ATGACTCAGGACGAACTCATCTGGCGAATCGCGGGCGGTTCCGGGGACGGAATCGACTCGACGAGCCAGAACTTCACCAAGGCGCTGATGCGGTACGGGTTACACGTCTACACGCATCGTCACTACCCGTCCCGCATCCGCGGCGGTCACACGTACGTCGAAGTACGAGCCAGCGAGGAGCCAGTTACGTCCCGTGGGGACGGCTTCAACGTCCTCCTGGCACTGGGTGATAGCTTCGCCCGGAACCCCTCTGCGGGGGCCGTCTACGGCGACGAGAAGACCAAACCCCTCTTCGAGAACCTCGATGAACTCAACGAGGGCGGGCTTATCATCTACGACACGGGCGTCCTCGAGGACGAAGACGTCGGTGATCTGGAAACCCAGGCCACGGAAAACGATTGGCATCTCTACCCGATCGACCTCCGTGCCATCGCCCGTGAACACGGCCGGGACGTTATGCGGAACACCGCCGGTGTGGGGGCGACAGCGGCCCTCCTCGACATGCCCCTCGATCCCATCCAGGAACTGATGAGCGAAGCGATGGGTGGGGACATCCTCGACGCGAACCTCGCTGTGCTTTCGGACGCCTACGAGCACACCAACGCGGAATTCGAGGCCACCCACGACCTCCGGATCCCGAAACACGACCACGACGAAGAGCAAGTCCTGCTCTCGGCCAGTCACGGGATCTCGTATGGGGCGATCGACGAGGGCTGTCGGTTCGTCTCGGGCTACCCGATGACCCCGTGGACGGACGTATTTACCATTCTGAAACGTGAGATCGAAGACCTGGGCGGCGTCGCCGAACAGGTCGAGGACGAGATCGCCGCCTCCATGATGGCGATCGGGGCCAGCCACGCCGGGGCCAAGGCTCTCACCGGGTCCTCTGGCGGTGGCTTCTCTTTGATGTCCGAGTCGATCGGGCTCGCGGAGATGACCGAGACGCCACTCGTGATGGTCGAGGCCCAGCGTGCCGGCCCCTCGACGGGCATGCCGACCAAGACCGAGCAGTCCGACCTGGAGTTCGTCCTCTCGACCAGCCAGGGCGATTCGAGTCGTGTCGTCTTCGCTCCGGGCAACGTCAAGGAGTCCTACGAGCAGACCCGCCTGGCCTTCGAGTTGGCCTACGAGTACCAACTGCCGGCGATCGTCCTCTATGATGACATGCTCACGGGCGAGTTCCGCAACCTTCCGCGGAGCTTCTTCGACCGCGAACCCAACCCCGATCTGGGCTCGATCGCCACCGAGGCGGAACTCGCTGACCTCCCACACGACGTGGGTGGTCGGTACGAACGGTTCCGCACCGACGGTGACACGGACGTAAATCCGCGCTCGCTCCCTGGGATGCGAAACGGACGATTCCTCGCGACGGGCAACGAGCACTGGCCGGACGGTCAGATCGCGGAGGACACGGCAAACCGGATCAAGCAGATGAACCGTCGCGTGAGCAAGGTCGAGGTCGTCCGAGACGCCCTCGCCGAGCAGGCTTCGCCCGACACGGTCGTCGGCGACGAGGACGCCGATTTCGCACTGCTGACCTGGGGCTCACAGAAGGGGGTCGTCGAGGAGGCCGTTCGACGGCTGACCGAGGCGGGCCACTCGATCAAGGCCCTGTCGGTGAGCCAGATGGCCCCGCTCCGCACCGAGGAGATCGCGGACTTCCTTGCAGGTGTCGAGGAGGCCCTCGTGGTCGAGATGAACGCGACGGGGCAGTTCAAGGGGCTGCTCCAGAAGGAGTTCGGGGATTACGGTGACGTGCTCTCCAGTCTCCTGAAGTACAACGGCGATCCCTTCGAACCGGCCGAGATCATCGAGGCCGTCGAGATCAAACAGTCCGGCGAGGGCGGGGACACCTCGTCTGAAACCACGCTTTATCCCCCGGCAGGTGACCGATCATGA